From the Lactuca sativa cultivar Salinas chromosome 9, Lsat_Salinas_v11, whole genome shotgun sequence genome, the window AAATGGCACCATACtttcatttttaacccaaaattgtaaaaaagttttgttttgaaccCAAAAATGTTAGCATACTTTCATTTTTAACTCGAAATTGTAGAAAACTTTCATTTTGAACATCAACTAGCCTCATACTttctttttttcacaaaatagtcTCAAATTTCAGTTTTTTCACATAATGGCCTCAAATTTTCGTTTTTTTCACATAATGGCCTCATACTTTCTTTTTTCACTAAATAGTCTCGAATTTTAATTTTTTCACATAATGGccacaaattttcatttttttcatataATGGCCTCATACTttcttttttttcacaaaataccctcaaatttcatttttttcacatAATGGCCTCAAATTTTCGTTTTTTCACATAATGGCCTCGTACTTCCCTTTTTCACAAAATAGTcacaaattttagttttttttttcacaaactaGCCTAATACTttcttttttcacaaaataccctcatattTCCTCTTTATACAAAATATCCTCAAATTTCTGTTTTTTCACAAAATAGCCtcaagtttttgtttttttttcacaaaataccctcatattTCCTCTTTATACAAAATATCctcaaatttttgttttttttttcacaaaatagcctcatactttattttttttcacaaaatagccTTATACTTTCTTCTTTTCAAAAAATTAGCCtcaaatttcctttttttttttcaaaaaatagccTCATACTTTCTTTTTTCACAAAATAGCATAacacttttgtttttttttttcagaaaatatcatcGTACTTTAGTTTGAAACACATAACGGTGGCGCAATTTCAATTTTAAACACAAATCATAAAACAATCAACAATTTTCattcaaaaacattaaaaattgtTAAGAAACATCAATAACTGCTAGATTATTCATACATTATTCATGTCAACAACCATCTAGATTATTCTTTTGCTCACATAAACAACACGTCTCATCATTTTTTCTCTTGCAACGATTCATCCACCTGATccatgaaaaaaaattgttaataTAATTATTAGAGTTGTAAATCATGGaaattaaattaatataataaGAACCTTTTTTTTGAACAACTAGTAGCGTAATGACCCAATCCTTGATAGTAAGAGCATGTTCGTTTTTTGGGGGCTTCTGAAGAAGACTTGATTCTATTAGAAATTTTAGGACGCCCTTTTGTAGTAGTTGGACCAAGAGGATCACGAACAGATAACTGTGGAATCATATCTACTTGTGAAACTCCCATACAAGAACTTTGAGATGCATTCTCCAAAGACATAGATTTTTTTCGATTTGCTTGATCATCTAAAAGACTTATCAATAACTTATTGAGTTTTTGTATCTCCGAAGGGAGTCTCTTGCTTGTTCAATTAGTTTACTAAAATTTGAACGGACACACCATAGTGTGTAGTCACTAACTCCATTTTCATTATTCATTTCTCCAAGTCCGATACTAACACTACCCAGTTTGTACCTAGCATCAAGGGTCCATCGCGGTAAAATATAGTGACTCGGGAGTTCTTGAACAtgcttcttcttcatcatatatAGGCTATGCTTGCATAAAATGCCATTtgtctcatacatagcacacgaACATGTGACGCTGACTTGATCCAAAGAACGAAAGGTAACTATGTGCCAATATTTTTTATTAACGTCTAGTTGCCCAACTCTATATGTGCTTTCTTCAGTAGTTTTTCTTAGAGTCTCGTGAGTCAAATTGGTAATAGCTTCAGCCCATTCTTTTTTGAAAGTATCAAACATCTTTCTAGTATAACATTGACCTGCTTTTGCTTCGATTGGATGCACTGAAGAAAGAACCGGTCGCGAGTTCATAGTCTTGAAGTCTTCATCTTCTTCGGCGGCTCTTCGTGACTCGACTGTTTTGTCATATTGTACAACGAATTCATTCAACATGGTCCTCGAGTTAACAAATCCATCAAAAAAATGAATTAATACTTTCACTTCGTCCAGTTGTGGTCATACCAGCAAAGAAAATATCCTTCAAGAAGGCTTTAGCCCAATGTATACGTTGGTTATACAtgtcactaatccaacaattgctTTCTAGTTCATACTTACTACACATATCTTCCCATGTTGCTTCAAATTGTTCAATGGTGTCACTATTTACCCATTGTCTGTATGTTTCTTGAAAATCACCATAACGGGAAATATACGATCGAAGGTGTTCAGTTTCGTGCTTCATGATATGCCATGAACAAAAGCGATGTTGAGTCTTTGGGAAAAAAATTTATTGCATTGCCCATAGCTTTGTCTTGATCGGTAATAATTGCCTTCGGATACTTTCCAAACATACATTTGAGGAAATGTTCAAATAACCATTCAAATGTCTCTTCTTTTTCGTTTTCAAGCAATGCCCCACCAAAAAGTATAGACTGACCATGATGATTCACCCCAGTAAAAGGAGAAAAATGCATCTTGAATTTGTTAGTCATATAAGTAACATCAAACACTACAACATCTCTGAATTTTGTATATGCATCTCTTGATCTACCATCAGCCCAAAAGATATTCCTAGGATATCCATCATCAGACAAATCCACTACAAAATACTGGTCACTATCAACTAATGATTTATCTTAAAAATGTTTTATAAGTCCATAGAACTCATTTCCTCTATATTGTTTTCGATGCTCAGATAAGACATCAACACATTGTTTTGAAGTAACATCAGCTACATTTGAGGATTTCATTGTATTAACAGCTTTTTTAATCTGAGAAGGTTTCAACCCTGCTTGACCAAATTGCACCATAAGAGATTTACCTTCTATTGAACGATGGAAATTGCTATGAGATCGATGCTTGATCACATTCGTTGGTGTCATGGTTAATTCATGATTATGTGTGTCATTAAATAAGTCCACCAACCATTTTCCATCTTCCTGCCTTATAATTCGAAGTTTTGCTTGACATCCGGTTCTAACATCTCTCCGACGTTTTTTCTCATTTCCAATTGAATCATTTTTTTCTACCCGTTTGAAACCTTCTTTGTAGCATACATAATATTTTCGATAAGGCTCATTTGTTTTTGTGCTTTTAACCGTGTTATCTTTACGTATACCAAAACCATGTAAAAATGAATAATCGTTATAAAACGTATATGCTTCGTCAGGCGTATCGAAAACCTTTCCCAGTATCTTTTCAACATTATATTCGTCTTTGTCAAATTCAATGTTCACATCAAAATCGTTAAGTTCTTCAGATTCATATGTTGCTTCCATAAAATCATTTGTGTCAACATCTTCGGCTATATATGGTTCTATAGTTTGATTAGTTGCTTCGGTTTCACTCATTA encodes:
- the LOC111881143 gene encoding protein FAR1-RELATED SEQUENCE 5-like translates to MSETEATNQTIEPYIAEDVDTNDFMEATYESEELNDFDVNIEFDKDEYNVEKILGKVFDTPDEAYTFYNDYSFLHGFGIRKDNTVKSTKTNEPYRKYYVCYKEGFKRVEKNDSIGNEKKRRRDVRTGCQAKLRIIRQEDGKWLVDLFNDTHNHELTMTPTNVIKHRSHSNFHRSIEGKSLMVQFGQAGLKPSQIKKAVNTMKSSNVADVTSKQFDSDQYFVVDLSDDGYPRNIFWADGRSRDAYTKFRDVVVFDVTYMTNKFKMHFSPFTGVNHHGQSILFGGALLENEKEETFEWLFEHFLKCMFGKYPKHETEHLRSYISRYGDFQETYRQWVNSDTIEQFEATWEDMCSKYELESNCWISDMYNQRIHWAKAFLKDIFFAVESRRAAEEDEDFKTMNSRPVLSSVHPIEAKADDQANRKKSMSLENASQSSCMGVSQVDMIPQLSVRDPLGPTTTKGRPKISNRIKSSSEAPKKRTCSYYQGLGHYATSCSKKRWMNRCKRKNDETCCLCEQKNNLDGC